A stretch of Microbacterium sp. 4R-513 DNA encodes these proteins:
- a CDS encoding IclR family transcriptional regulator: MAHGSDGESVLHRHLRVLEAFDILRPFLTLGEIADATRLPVSTTHRLVAELEREGLLERTPERTYRLGIRLWEFASRTPGAVGLRELARPSLEVVHSRIRQHTQLGVLSDCDVLFIERLSTREAVVNATVIGGRVPLPVSSSGLVLLAHAGRGVIDEVIAAGWPRYTAATIRDADELRARLRRVRADGFAVTDGHVHREARGIAVPIVGSRGAVHAALGVVVPNDRSSPLPTVELLTVASAQISRALRDAYPFSRPEGMPRPRHAVRPLADGARRSRDVLTPPEAPASRMTRG, translated from the coding sequence ATGGCCCACGGCTCGGACGGCGAGTCGGTCCTGCATCGTCATCTGCGCGTGCTCGAGGCCTTCGACATCCTGCGGCCGTTCCTCACGCTGGGCGAGATCGCCGACGCGACGAGACTGCCGGTGTCGACGACCCACCGTCTCGTCGCCGAACTCGAGCGCGAGGGACTGCTCGAGCGCACGCCCGAGCGCACGTATCGGCTCGGCATCCGTCTCTGGGAGTTCGCGTCGCGCACGCCCGGCGCCGTGGGACTGCGCGAACTCGCCCGCCCATCGCTCGAGGTGGTCCACTCGCGGATACGGCAGCACACGCAGCTGGGCGTGCTGAGCGACTGCGACGTACTCTTCATCGAGCGGCTCTCGACGCGCGAGGCCGTCGTGAACGCCACGGTGATCGGCGGCCGCGTTCCGCTTCCGGTCAGCTCGAGCGGACTCGTGCTGCTCGCGCACGCCGGGCGCGGGGTGATCGACGAGGTGATCGCCGCCGGCTGGCCCCGGTACACGGCAGCGACGATCCGCGACGCCGACGAGCTGCGGGCGCGGCTGCGGCGTGTGCGCGCCGACGGATTCGCCGTCACGGATGGACACGTGCACCGGGAGGCGCGGGGCATCGCGGTGCCGATCGTGGGATCTCGTGGCGCGGTCCACGCGGCGCTGGGCGTGGTCGTGCCCAATGACCGTTCCTCGCCGCTGCCGACCGTGGAGCTCCTGACCGTCGCGTCCGCGCAGATCTCGCGTGCTCTGCGTGACGCGTACCCCTTCAGTCGACCCGAGGGGATGCCGCGGCCGAGGCATGCCGTGCGCCCTCTGGCAGATGGCGCTCGCCGATCTCGGGATGTGCTCACGCCGCCCGAAGCCCCGGCATCCCGCATGACCCGAGGGTGA
- a CDS encoding tannase/feruloyl esterase family alpha/beta hydrolase, translating to MKSGFRRLTVVSIGIAAALFVTAGAASASAAPPSRGGAPALTAAQCAPLADLTIPAKAIGLPTNGADIDTAVWDAAGNFCAVTGWIHAVTAPQDMQFRVNLPGAWNGRTLQFGGGGFDGSLVTATGLYTAQPNGSPTALSQGWVTLGSDGGHQGGPGFDGRFQLDEELFLNYGQWSVKKAHDAAYAVIDAAYGVDPKWSYFIGGSQGGHEALDAAARYPKDYDGVIANYPAYNVTMMHVGAVNFRDALLLEGGAGHLNSAETATITNAVYATCDPLDGVTDGLISNVKGCDEAFDVRTLACPAGVDPAAVDTCLSEVEIEAAIKITTDYDLGIDIEGNSIFAKSALFEGALYQGFAGFGTGPLSQGLQFQVFDATMRYGVAGNPPGFDPYTVDPLDYADRVQEVGEIMDVTDVSLNQFRAHGGKIIMTHGTIDDFITPHNTELYYASLQDEFGKRLSRFLRFYEVPGWGHGQGRFLAQYDGLSAIVDWVENGVAPSGLVASDGNPGANRTRPMCEFPSWPKYVGSGSVDQASSYTCVTN from the coding sequence ATGAAATCAGGGTTCAGACGGCTGACAGTGGTGTCGATCGGCATCGCAGCGGCCCTCTTCGTCACCGCGGGGGCCGCGTCGGCCTCGGCGGCCCCGCCGTCCCGCGGTGGCGCGCCTGCGCTCACGGCGGCACAGTGTGCACCCCTCGCCGACCTCACGATCCCCGCCAAGGCGATCGGGCTTCCCACGAACGGCGCAGACATCGACACCGCCGTGTGGGATGCGGCAGGGAACTTCTGCGCGGTCACCGGCTGGATCCACGCGGTCACCGCGCCGCAGGACATGCAGTTCCGCGTGAACCTGCCCGGGGCGTGGAACGGTCGAACGCTGCAGTTCGGCGGCGGCGGCTTCGACGGCTCGCTCGTCACCGCCACGGGTCTCTACACCGCGCAGCCCAACGGCTCGCCCACCGCCCTCTCGCAGGGCTGGGTGACCCTCGGTTCGGACGGGGGACATCAGGGCGGTCCCGGTTTCGACGGCCGGTTCCAACTGGATGAGGAGCTGTTCCTGAACTACGGACAGTGGTCGGTCAAGAAGGCGCACGACGCCGCCTACGCCGTGATCGATGCGGCCTACGGCGTCGACCCGAAGTGGTCGTACTTCATCGGCGGCTCGCAGGGCGGGCACGAGGCACTCGATGCTGCGGCTCGCTACCCGAAGGACTACGACGGCGTCATCGCCAACTACCCGGCGTACAACGTCACGATGATGCATGTCGGCGCCGTCAACTTCCGCGACGCACTGCTGCTGGAGGGGGGTGCCGGTCACCTCAACTCCGCCGAGACGGCCACGATCACGAATGCCGTCTATGCGACGTGCGACCCGCTTGACGGGGTCACCGACGGTCTCATCAGCAACGTGAAGGGCTGCGACGAGGCCTTCGACGTGCGCACTCTCGCCTGCCCCGCGGGCGTGGACCCGGCAGCGGTCGACACATGCCTCTCGGAGGTCGAGATCGAGGCCGCGATCAAGATCACGACCGACTACGACCTCGGCATCGACATCGAGGGCAACTCGATCTTCGCGAAGAGCGCATTGTTCGAAGGCGCCCTCTACCAGGGCTTCGCGGGCTTCGGGACCGGGCCGCTGTCGCAGGGGCTGCAGTTCCAGGTGTTCGATGCGACGATGCGCTACGGCGTCGCGGGCAACCCCCCGGGATTCGACCCGTACACCGTCGACCCGCTCGACTATGCCGACCGCGTGCAGGAGGTGGGCGAGATCATGGACGTCACCGACGTCTCGCTCAACCAGTTCCGCGCCCACGGCGGCAAGATCATCATGACGCACGGGACGATCGACGACTTCATCACGCCGCACAACACCGAGCTCTACTACGCGTCGCTGCAGGATGAGTTCGGCAAGCGCCTGAGCCGGTTCCTGAGGTTCTACGAGGTGCCGGGATGGGGTCACGGGCAGGGTCGCTTCCTCGCGCAGTACGACGGTCTCAGTGCGATCGTCGACTGGGTCGAGAACGGCGTCGCCCCGTCGGGCCTCGTCGCCAGTGACGGCAACCCGGGGGCGAACCGCACCCGGCCGATGTGCGAGTTCCCGTCGTGGCCGAAGTATGTCGGCTCCGGCTCCGTCGACCAGGCGAGCTCGTACACCTGCGTCACGAACTGA
- a CDS encoding NAD(P)-dependent oxidoreductase, whose product MTTIAILGLGEAGRLYARGLLSEGAEVRGYDPHHRLGDPDVRQLDDLGETLAGAGVVVSLVGGAAAASVARDALPLADPAAVYADLNTASPEIKLEVAALAADQGIAMADVAVLAPVVRAAHRTPLLASGAGATVLAERLRSFGVPITVVDGEAGEAARLRLLRSVFMKGLAALVLEADAAARAVGADAWLRAQIAAELGPDGADLVDRLIAGSHRHAVRREHEMRDALAALESTGQPTDMTRATLAWFERLVAQDEG is encoded by the coding sequence ATGACGACGATCGCGATCCTCGGCCTCGGCGAGGCGGGGCGGCTCTATGCCCGCGGACTGCTGTCGGAGGGCGCCGAGGTGCGGGGCTACGACCCGCACCACCGGCTGGGCGACCCGGACGTGCGTCAGCTCGACGACCTCGGCGAGACACTCGCCGGCGCGGGCGTCGTCGTGAGTCTGGTCGGCGGCGCGGCCGCGGCATCCGTCGCCCGCGACGCCCTGCCGCTGGCGGATCCGGCCGCCGTCTACGCCGACCTGAACACCGCCTCGCCCGAGATCAAGCTCGAGGTCGCCGCGCTCGCCGCGGACCAAGGCATCGCCATGGCCGATGTCGCGGTGCTGGCGCCCGTCGTCCGCGCCGCACATCGCACGCCGCTTCTCGCGAGCGGCGCGGGGGCGACTGTCCTGGCGGAGCGCCTGCGGTCGTTCGGGGTGCCGATCACGGTCGTCGACGGCGAGGCCGGTGAAGCCGCCCGGCTGCGACTGCTGCGCAGCGTCTTCATGAAGGGTCTTGCCGCGCTCGTGCTCGAGGCCGATGCGGCGGCACGGGCGGTCGGCGCCGACGCGTGGCTCCGCGCACAGATCGCGGCAGAGCTCGGGCCCGACGGAGCCGACCTCGTCGACCGACTCATCGCCGGCTCGCACCGCCACGCCGTCCGGCGGGAGCACGAGATGCGCGATGCGCTCGCGGCGCTCGAGTCGACGGGTCAGCCGACCGACATGACGCGGGCGACGCTCGCGTGGTTCGAGCGTCTCGTGGCACAGGACGAGGGGTAG
- a CDS encoding IclR family transcriptional regulator: protein MARGSDGESVLHKHLRVLQAFDTLRPFLTLTEIADASGLALSTAHRLVAELEREGLLERMPDRTYRLGVRLWEFASRTPGALGLRELARPWLGAVHARVRQHTQLGVLSGRDVLFIERMSTRDAVLNLTLIGGRTPLPVSSSGLVLLAHAAPGLVDEVIAAGWPAYTAETIRRDALRDRLRHVRADGFAITNGQIHAESSGIAVPVLGPHGAVYAAIGVVVANDGSSPQPAIELLTVAAAGITRALEEAYLPDGAAATHDGRGIRALITGSQRSLDYFASLDATPWPTSGG, encoded by the coding sequence ATGGCGCGGGGATCGGACGGCGAATCCGTCCTGCACAAGCATCTGCGGGTACTGCAGGCCTTCGACACCCTGCGCCCCTTCCTCACCCTGACCGAGATCGCGGATGCCTCGGGCCTGGCCCTCTCGACCGCGCACCGTCTCGTCGCCGAGCTCGAGCGCGAGGGGCTGCTCGAGCGCATGCCCGACCGCACGTATCGGCTCGGCGTGCGCCTGTGGGAGTTCGCGTCGCGGACGCCGGGCGCCCTCGGTCTGCGGGAGCTCGCGCGACCGTGGCTCGGCGCCGTGCACGCGCGAGTACGGCAGCACACGCAGCTGGGAGTGCTGAGCGGTCGCGACGTGCTCTTCATCGAAAGGATGTCGACGCGCGACGCCGTGCTGAACCTCACGCTGATCGGGGGTCGAACTCCGCTGCCCGTGAGCTCGAGCGGGCTCGTCCTGCTCGCGCACGCCGCTCCCGGACTCGTCGACGAGGTGATCGCCGCCGGGTGGCCGGCGTACACGGCCGAGACGATCCGGCGCGACGCACTGCGCGACAGGCTGCGGCATGTGCGAGCCGACGGATTCGCCATCACGAACGGGCAGATCCACGCCGAGTCCAGCGGTATCGCCGTGCCCGTGCTCGGGCCGCACGGCGCCGTCTATGCCGCGATCGGCGTGGTCGTCGCCAACGACGGGTCGTCGCCGCAGCCCGCGATCGAGCTGCTCACCGTGGCCGCGGCCGGGATCACCCGGGCGCTGGAGGAGGCCTACCTCCCCGACGGCGCCGCGGCGACGCACGACGGCCGCGGCATCCGCGCCCTCATCACCGGCTCGCAGCGCTCGCTCGACTACTTCGCGTCGCTCGACGCCACGCCGTGGCCGACGAGCGGCGGCTAG